One region of Chanodichthys erythropterus isolate Z2021 chromosome 24, ASM2448905v1, whole genome shotgun sequence genomic DNA includes:
- the glcea gene encoding glucuronic acid epimerase a, with product MRCLVARINHKTLIVICAVFALITILLWNKCSSDKELPTQIRPQLEFAPTPEKEENGQAPEAPPGSREVTYEQIDCLINEDVLIKGRREGGEVYLPFSWVERYFDVYGRLVQYDGTERFEFSHSYSRVYAQREPYHPDGVFMSFEGYNVEVRDRVKCISGVEGVPISTQWGPQGYFYPIQIAQYGLSHYSKNLTEKPPDIKIYGMLEEKEGSSPWVVPKGCTLSKLQDQGRSGFVHHFVTAENSDGVSLVLDNAKDFVLTFDVKFVSNGSVSVVLETTEKGPPYIIHYITSPLLLSFKDREVTYGFGPRATWSSVSRDLVTDLRKGVGLSNTKVVKATKIMPRRVVQLVLRGSGFISNITVSSTAHMAAFFAASDWLLHNQDEHGGWPIKVTRKLGEGFKSLEPGWYSAMAQGQAMSTLVRAYLVTHNPAYLGAAIRATSPFKRTSEQRGVKAAFMNKYDWYEEYPTNPSSFVLNGFIYSLIGLYDVAETAGNKLGREAGILFSQGLESLKAMLPLFDTGSGTVYDLRHFTLGVAPNLARWDYHTTHINQLQLLASIDSAPIFREYVKRWKTYLKGGRAKHN from the exons ATGCGCTGTCTGGTGGCTCGAATCAATCACAAGACTCTGATAGTCATCTGTGCTGTATTTGCCCTCATCACTATACTGCTGTGGAACAAGTGCTCCAGCGACAAAGAACTGCCCACACAGATCAGACCTCAGCTGGAGTTTGCGCCCACCCCAGAGAAGGAGGAAAACGGGCAGGCCCCCGAAGCCCCACCTGGATCCAGAGAAGTCACTTACGAGCAGATCGACTGCCTCATCAATGAAGATGTCCTCATAAAAGGCCGTAGGGAAGGGGGTGAGGTGTATCTGCCCTTCAGCTGGGTGGAACGGTACTTTGACGTCTACGGACGTCTGGTGCAGTATGATGGGACAGAACGGTTCGAGTTCTCCCACAGTTACTCCCGGGTGTACGCCCAGAGGGAGCCTTACCACCCAGATGGTGTCTTCATGTCTTTTGAAGGCTACAACGTGGAGGTGCGGGATCGGGTGAAATGCATCAGCGGTGTGGAAG GTGTACCAATCTCTACCCAGTGGGGTCCTCAGGGGTACTTCTACCCCATCCAAATAGCTCAGTATGGGCTGAGCCACTACAGCAAGAACCTCACAGAGAAGCCACCTGACATAAAGATCTATGGTATGTTAGAGGAAAAAGAGGGCTCTAGTCCGTGGGTCGTCCCTAAGGGTTGCACGCTCTCCAAGCTCCAGGATCAAGGTCGCTCTGGATTTGTGCACCATTTTGTCACAGCGG AGAACTCCGATGGTGTGTCTTTGGTCTTGGACAACGCAAAAGATTTCGTCCTGACCTTTGATGTGAAGTTTGTCTCCAACGGTAGTGTCTCTGTTGTTCTGGAGACCACAGAAAAGGGACCTCCTTACATCATCCATTACATAACTAGTCCACTCCTTCTCTCCTTTAAAGACCGAGAGGTCACCTACGGCTTCGGCCCCCGAGCTACCTGGAGTTCTGTCAGTCGTGATTTAGTGACAGATTTGCGTAAAGGAGTCGGTTTGTCCAACACTAAAGTGGTGAAAGCGACCAAAATCATGCCTCGCCGTGTAGTCCAACTGGTTCTTAGAGGTTCTGGTTTCATCAGCAATATCACCGTGTCTTCCACCGCACATATGGCTGCCTTCTTTGCTGCCAGTGATTGGCTTCTTCATAACCAGGATGAGCACGGAGGGTGGCCGATCAAGGTGACCCGTAAGCTTGGAGAGGGTTTCAAGAGCTTAGAGCCTGGATGGTACTCCGCCATGGCCCAAGGCCAAGCCATGTCGACGTTGGTGAGGGCGTACCTGGTAACGCATAACCCTGCGTACCTCGGAGCCGCAATCCGAGCAACGTCCCCCTTCAAGAGGACTTCAGAACAACGTGGCGTCAAGGCTGCATTCATGAACAAGTACGACTGGTACGAGGAATACCCCACAAATCCCAGTTCGTTTGTTCTTAATGGCTTTATCTACTCTCTGATTGGGTTGTACGATGTGGCGGAGACAGCAGGCAACAAGCTTGGTCGAGAAGCGGGCATACTCTTCAGTCAAGGACTGGAGTCACTCAAGGCTATGTTGCCATTGTTTGACACAGGCTCTGGAACGGTTTATGACCTGAGACACTTTACCCTTGGTGTTGCCCCTAATTTAGCACGCTGGGACTACCACACCACGCACATCAACCAGTTACAACTGCTCGCATCAATCGACAGCGCCCCCATTTTCAGGGAATATGTGAAACGCTGGAAGACTTACCTGAAAGGAGGCCGGGCCAAGCACAACTAG
- the nox5 gene encoding NADPH oxidase 5, with protein MSLDEDARWLEWVTKQFESIAGDDKEIDLDEFKTALKVKESFFAERFFALFDSDGSGSISLDELLKALDLLIHGNETDKLRFLFQVYDVDGSGSIDPDELRTVLKSCLRESAISLPEEKLDDLTLALFESADKDNSGSITFEELKAELENFPEVMENLTISAANWLKPPDLEQKKRKTPRYLTRTYWHNNSRKLFFLCLYALLNVLLFIIAMLKNAHGGPWFMVAKGCGQCLNLNCTFVMVLMLRRSLTWLRATWVVRILPLDQNILLHQIVGYAILIFSIVHTGAHVLNFARLSQNDAMYQLWEYLFTTRPGIGWVNGTASITGVVLQVLICLMVVCSSTFVRRSGHFEVFYWSHLSYIWVWALLVVHCANFWKWFVVPGVAFLIEKLVGIAVSRIGGLYIVEVNLLPSKVTHLVIKRPPFFHFKPGDYVYINIPAIAKYEWHPFTISSAPEQQDTLWLHVRSMGQWTNRLYEYFRQPESQTISNKRLTASLRNRQEQLTAKLSENHRYCNIKCYVDGPFGTPTRQIFASEHAVLIGAGIGITPFASILQSIMCRYRMRKQNCPNCNYSWCETIKDNEMKLRKVDFIWINRDQKSFEWFVSLLTKLEMDQADEEPEGRFLEMHMYMTSALSKNDMKAIGLQMALDLLAKKEKVDSITGLRTRTQPGRPDWAKVFQKMSEEKKGKVHVFYCGAPALAKAIKAQCEQFSFNFYKENF; from the exons ATGAGTCTAGATGAAGACGCGCGCTGGCTGGAATGGGTCACCAAGCAGTTCGAGAGCATTGCAGGAGACGACAAAGAAATTGACCTGGATGAGTTTAAAACGGCCCTGAAAGTAAAAGAG TCATTTTTTGCGGAGAGGTTTTTCGCCCTATTTGACTCTGATGGCAGCGGGTCCATCAGTCTGGATGAACTTCTCAAGGCTTTAGATCTTCTGATCCATGGCAATGAGACAGACAAACTACGCTTCCTCTTCCAGGTCTACGACGTGGATG GCAGTGGTTCCATAGACCCAGATGAGTTACGTACGGTTCTGAAGTCCTGTCTGCGTGAAAGTGCGATCTCACTCCCTGAGGAAAAGCTGGATGATCTGACGCTGGCGCTGTTCGAATCTGCAGATAAAGATAACAGCGGCTCCATCACGTTTGAAGAGCTGAAGGCAGAGCTGGAGAACTTTCCTGAAGTTATGGAGAACCTCACCATCAG TGCCGCCAACTGGCTGAAACCTCCTGATCTGGAGCAGAAGAAACGTAAGACTCCTCGTTACCTGACACGGACATACTGGCACAACAACAGCCGCAAATTGTTCTTTCTCTGTCTGTACGCCCTCCTGAATGTGCTCCTCTTCATCATTGCGATGCTGAAAAATGCGCATGGAGGCCCCTGGTTCATGGTGGCTAAGGGCTGTGGCCAGTGTCTCAACCTTAACTGCACTTTTGTTATG GTGCTGATGTTAAGGCGTAGTCTGACGTGGCTACGTGCCACCTGGGTGGTGAGGATCTTACCTTTGGACCAGAACATTCTACTGCATCAGATCGTGGGTTACGCCATCTTGATCTTTTCCATCGTGCACACTGGCGCTCACGTCTTGAACTTTG CCCGATTGTCTCAGAATGATGCCATGTACCAGCTGTGGGAGTATCTTTTCACCACCCGTCCTGGTATTGGCTGGGTCAATGGCACTGCCTCCATTACGGGTGTTGTTCTGCAGGTTCTCATCTGCCTGATGGTGGTGTGTTCCAGCACATTCGTCAGACGCAGCGGTCATTTTGAG gTGTTCTACTGGTCTCATCTTTCCTACATCTGGGTTTGGGCCCTGTTGGTCGTTCACTGTGCAAACTTTTGGAAATGGTTTGTGGTGCCAGGAGTGGCGTTCCTAATTGAGAAACTTGTTGGAATAGCAGTGTCTCGTATCGGTGGGCTATACATAGTTGAAGTCAACTTATTACCCTCAAAG gTAACACATTTGGTAATCAAGAGGCCTCCATTCTTTCACTTCAAACCTGGAGATTATGTGTATATAAACATCCCTGCTATCGCCAAGTATGAATGGCATCCTTTTACTATCAGCAGCGCTCCTGAGCAGCAag ATACGCTGTGGCTCCATGTTCGTTCTATGGGCCAGTGGACAAACCGCCTGTATGAGTATTTCAGACAGCCGGAGAGTCAAACCATTAGCAACAAGAGGCTCACCGCCAGCCTgaggaacagacaggaacaa CTGACAGCAAAATTAAGCGAAAATCACAGATACTGTAACATTAAG tGCTATGTAGATGGACCTTTTGGCACCCCGACCCGACAGATCTTTGCATCTGAGCATGCCGTGCTTATCGGCGCTGGAATCGGCATCACTCCCTTCGCATCCATTTTGCAGAGCATCATGTGCCG TTATCGCATGAGAAAGCAGAACTGCCCTAATTGTAACTACTCCTGGTGTGAAACCATCAAAGATAACGAAATGAAGCTGAGGAAG GTGGACTTCATTTGGATCAACCGAGATCAGAAATCCTTTGAATGGTTTGTGAGTCTCTTGACCAAGCTGGAGATGGACCAGGCAGATGAAGAGCCGGAGG gCCGTTTTTTGGAGATGCACATGTACATGACATCAGCCCTCAGTAAGAATGATATGAAGGCCATCGGTCTGCAGATGGCTCTGGATCTGCTGGCCAAGAAAGAAAAGGTAGATTCCATCACGGGGCTCCGCACACGTACCCAGCCAGGCAGGCCAGATTGGGCCAAG GTTTTCCAGAAGATGTCTGAGGAAAAGAAAGGAAAGGTCCATGTGTTTTACTGCGGTGCTCCTGCTCTGGCCAAAGCCATCAAGGCCCAGTGTGAGCAGTTTAGCTTCAACTTCTACAAAGAaaatttttga